In Syngnathus scovelli strain Florida chromosome 11, RoL_Ssco_1.2, whole genome shotgun sequence, one DNA window encodes the following:
- the sla2a gene encoding src-like-adapter 2 has translation MGIRSSKSKYNVTVFENPPEPLSSVPEDTFISLYDFPSFGSTELAMSIGERLTIISDDGDVLMVRSITTSREMYIPAKYVAKVTHRWLFTGISRRKAEELLMQPENRIGSFLIRESETHAGCLSLSVRCRVNVLYSNCIKHYLIHRLQNGRIYISPTCSFASLKHLVEHYSEFADKLCCRLDWPCFIQGLTVPRGDVPAANRKPSKISRSMFLRRRTGSRVLMVSEGLRESISSYLQMTEGNDHGWDT, from the exons ATGGGGATCAGATCCTCCAAGTCCAAATACAACGTGACCGTCTTCGAAAATCCACCAGAACCTCTTTCGTCAG TCCCCGAAGACACCTTCATATCCCTCTACGACTTTCCATCATTTGGAAGCACAGAGTTGGCCATGAGCATCGGGGAGAGACTTACCATCATATCAGA TGATGGTGATGTTTTGATGGTCAGGTCCATCACCACAAGTAGAGAGATGTACATTCCAGCCAAATACGTTGCCAAAGTGACACATAG GTGGCTGTTCACAGGCATCAGCAGGCGCAAAGCAGAAGAGCTTCTCATGCAACCAGAAAACCGCATCGGAAGCTTCTTGATACGAGAGTCAGAAACGCAcgcag GTTGCCTTTCTCTGTCTGTCCGATGTCGAGTCAATGTTCTATACTCCAATTGTATAAAACACTACCTCATCCATCGACTCCAAAATGGCCGGATCTACATATCTCCAACGTGCTCCTTCGCTTCTCTAAAACATCTGGTGGAACACTACTCAG AGTTTGCAGATAAACTTTGCTGTCGGCTGGATTGGCCTTGCTTCATCCAGGGTTTGACCGTCCCCAGAGGGGACGTACCCGCGGCCAACAGGAAGCCCAGCAAAATCAGCAG ATCCATGTTTCTAAGAAGGAGAACAGGGTCGAGGGTCTTAATGGTGAGCGAAGGCCTGAGGGAGTCCATCAGCTCGTACCTCCAAATGACAGAAGGCAACGATCACGGCTGGGACACTTGA
- the ndrg3a gene encoding protein NDRG3a isoform X2, with amino-acid sequence MDELQDVQLTEIKPLLTNKNARNFQDFDCQEHDIETPHGVLHVTMRGVPKGNRPIILTYHDIGLNHKSCFNTLFNYEDMQEITQHFAVVHVDAPGQQEGAPPFPSSYRYPTMDELAEMLPSVMTQLKVNSVIGIGVGAGAYVLSRFALNNPTLVEGLVLINVDPCAEGWIDWAASKLTGWTSNLVDIVMSHHFSSDELTENQELIQTYRLHIAQDINQDNLALFCGSYQYRQDLEIERPVVGLNEDTVNTLTCPALLVVGDTSPAVDAVVECNSRLNPTKTTLLKMADCGGLPQVVQPGKLAEAFKYFVQGMGYMPSAGMTRLARSRTASSSSITSMDSSRSRHNLNSLLENNAPVAPQTMEVSC; translated from the exons GAGCATGACATTGAGACTCCTCATGGCGTTCTCCATGTGACCATGAGAGGTGTTCCCAAGGGCAACAGACCCATCATCCTCACCTATCACGACATTGGCCTCAATC ACAAGTCATGCTTCAACACCCTGTTCAACTACGAGGACATGCAGGAGATCACGCAGCACTTTGCGGTGGTCCACGTGGACGCGCCCGGCCAGCAGGAGGGCGCACCCCCCTTCCCCAGCAG CTATCGCTATCCAACTATGGATGAATTGGCTGAAATGCTGCCATCCGTGATGACTCAGCTCAA GGTCAACAGCGTCATTGGCATCGGTGTGGGAGCAGGAGCATACGTCCTCTCTCGCTTCGCC CTGAACAATCCTACGCTGGTGGAGGGGCTGGTGCTCATCAATGTTGACCCATGCGCGGAAGGTTGGATCGACTGGGCGGCTTCGAAA CTGACTGGATGGACCAGTAACCTGGTGGATATCGTCATGTCTCATCATTTCAGCAGT GATGAGCTAACAGAGAACCAGGAGCTGATCCAGACTTACCGCTTACATATCGCCCAAGACATCAACCAGGACAACTTGGCCCTCTTCTGTGGCTCCTACCAATA TCGCCAGGACCTGGAAATCGAACGGCCCGTCGTAGGCTTGAACGAGGACACCGTCAACACGCTAAC GTGCCCCGCTTTGCTGGTGGTAGGTGACACATCACCCGCTGTGGACGCTGTG GTGGAGTGCAATTCCAGGTTAAATCCAACAAAGACCACTCTGCTGAAG ATGGCCGATTGTGGAGGCTTACCCCAAGTTGTTCAG CCAGGAAAACTTGCTGAGGCCTTCAAGTATTTTGTTCAGGGAATGGGCTACA TGCCGTCAGCAGGAATGACTCGGCTGGCTCGCTCACGCACCGCCTCCTCATCCAGCATCACCTCCATGGACAGCAGCCGCAGCCGCCACAACTTGAACAGCCTGCTGGAGAACAACGCCCCGGTCGCACCGCAGACCATGGAGGTGTCCTGCTAA
- the ndrg3a gene encoding protein NDRG3a isoform X1, whose protein sequence is MDELQDVQLTEIKPLLTNKNARNFQDFDCQEHDIETPHGVLHVTMRGVPKGNRPIILTYHDIGLNHKSCFNTLFNYEDMQEITQHFAVVHVDAPGQQEGAPPFPSSYRYPTMDELAEMLPSVMTQLKVNSVIGIGVGAGAYVLSRFALNNPTLVEGLVLINVDPCAEGWIDWAASKLTGWTSNLVDIVMSHHFSSDELTENQELIQTYRLHIAQDINQDNLALFCGSYQYRQDLEIERPVVGLNEDTVNTLTCPALLVVGDTSPAVDAVVECNSRLNPTKTTLLKMADCGGLPQVVQPGKLAEAFKYFVQGMGYIPYVLLSHLSNESVPSAGMTRLARSRTASSSSITSMDSSRSRHNLNSLLENNAPVAPQTMEVSC, encoded by the exons GAGCATGACATTGAGACTCCTCATGGCGTTCTCCATGTGACCATGAGAGGTGTTCCCAAGGGCAACAGACCCATCATCCTCACCTATCACGACATTGGCCTCAATC ACAAGTCATGCTTCAACACCCTGTTCAACTACGAGGACATGCAGGAGATCACGCAGCACTTTGCGGTGGTCCACGTGGACGCGCCCGGCCAGCAGGAGGGCGCACCCCCCTTCCCCAGCAG CTATCGCTATCCAACTATGGATGAATTGGCTGAAATGCTGCCATCCGTGATGACTCAGCTCAA GGTCAACAGCGTCATTGGCATCGGTGTGGGAGCAGGAGCATACGTCCTCTCTCGCTTCGCC CTGAACAATCCTACGCTGGTGGAGGGGCTGGTGCTCATCAATGTTGACCCATGCGCGGAAGGTTGGATCGACTGGGCGGCTTCGAAA CTGACTGGATGGACCAGTAACCTGGTGGATATCGTCATGTCTCATCATTTCAGCAGT GATGAGCTAACAGAGAACCAGGAGCTGATCCAGACTTACCGCTTACATATCGCCCAAGACATCAACCAGGACAACTTGGCCCTCTTCTGTGGCTCCTACCAATA TCGCCAGGACCTGGAAATCGAACGGCCCGTCGTAGGCTTGAACGAGGACACCGTCAACACGCTAAC GTGCCCCGCTTTGCTGGTGGTAGGTGACACATCACCCGCTGTGGACGCTGTG GTGGAGTGCAATTCCAGGTTAAATCCAACAAAGACCACTCTGCTGAAG ATGGCCGATTGTGGAGGCTTACCCCAAGTTGTTCAG CCAGGAAAACTTGCTGAGGCCTTCAAGTATTTTGTTCAGGGAATGGGCTACA TTCCCTATGTCCTTCTCAGTCACCTGAGCAACGAATCAG TGCCGTCAGCAGGAATGACTCGGCTGGCTCGCTCACGCACCGCCTCCTCATCCAGCATCACCTCCATGGACAGCAGCCGCAGCCGCCACAACTTGAACAGCCTGCTGGAGAACAACGCCCCGGTCGCACCGCAGACCATGGAGGTGTCCTGCTAA
- the ndrg3a gene encoding protein NDRG3a isoform X3 translates to MSAILDLDQIACSGNGVEHDIETPHGVLHVTMRGVPKGNRPIILTYHDIGLNHKSCFNTLFNYEDMQEITQHFAVVHVDAPGQQEGAPPFPSSYRYPTMDELAEMLPSVMTQLKVNSVIGIGVGAGAYVLSRFALNNPTLVEGLVLINVDPCAEGWIDWAASKLTGWTSNLVDIVMSHHFSSDELTENQELIQTYRLHIAQDINQDNLALFCGSYQYRQDLEIERPVVGLNEDTVNTLTCPALLVVGDTSPAVDAVVECNSRLNPTKTTLLKMADCGGLPQVVQPGKLAEAFKYFVQGMGYIPYVLLSHLSNESVPSAGMTRLARSRTASSSSITSMDSSRSRHNLNSLLENNAPVAPQTMEVSC, encoded by the exons GAGCATGACATTGAGACTCCTCATGGCGTTCTCCATGTGACCATGAGAGGTGTTCCCAAGGGCAACAGACCCATCATCCTCACCTATCACGACATTGGCCTCAATC ACAAGTCATGCTTCAACACCCTGTTCAACTACGAGGACATGCAGGAGATCACGCAGCACTTTGCGGTGGTCCACGTGGACGCGCCCGGCCAGCAGGAGGGCGCACCCCCCTTCCCCAGCAG CTATCGCTATCCAACTATGGATGAATTGGCTGAAATGCTGCCATCCGTGATGACTCAGCTCAA GGTCAACAGCGTCATTGGCATCGGTGTGGGAGCAGGAGCATACGTCCTCTCTCGCTTCGCC CTGAACAATCCTACGCTGGTGGAGGGGCTGGTGCTCATCAATGTTGACCCATGCGCGGAAGGTTGGATCGACTGGGCGGCTTCGAAA CTGACTGGATGGACCAGTAACCTGGTGGATATCGTCATGTCTCATCATTTCAGCAGT GATGAGCTAACAGAGAACCAGGAGCTGATCCAGACTTACCGCTTACATATCGCCCAAGACATCAACCAGGACAACTTGGCCCTCTTCTGTGGCTCCTACCAATA TCGCCAGGACCTGGAAATCGAACGGCCCGTCGTAGGCTTGAACGAGGACACCGTCAACACGCTAAC GTGCCCCGCTTTGCTGGTGGTAGGTGACACATCACCCGCTGTGGACGCTGTG GTGGAGTGCAATTCCAGGTTAAATCCAACAAAGACCACTCTGCTGAAG ATGGCCGATTGTGGAGGCTTACCCCAAGTTGTTCAG CCAGGAAAACTTGCTGAGGCCTTCAAGTATTTTGTTCAGGGAATGGGCTACA TTCCCTATGTCCTTCTCAGTCACCTGAGCAACGAATCAG TGCCGTCAGCAGGAATGACTCGGCTGGCTCGCTCACGCACCGCCTCCTCATCCAGCATCACCTCCATGGACAGCAGCCGCAGCCGCCACAACTTGAACAGCCTGCTGGAGAACAACGCCCCGGTCGCACCGCAGACCATGGAGGTGTCCTGCTAA